One window of the Bartonella bacilliformis KC583 genome contains the following:
- the pstC gene encoding phosphate ABC transporter permease subunit PstC, with product MPVSLVISLLLILGCIGFCISYMRASHLESTGLKMHSRAHYYGWWTFVMIVIPALVFLMSWHSGSLVYLEYSALQEVEAVEESIIETVNRDIVWATICSLVKIMHNFEEILSIASYGDVRTQLLAKGFVLPVEAPEYVLRIAKSWYFFSEKLQFIGRILLFIIAFGGFVFGVMHVAPHQRVRNKVERLIIIGLFCASTMTVLITIGIVASMFFQTVSFFQFVPFSNFFFGTVWDPRFSASGSGDEIGQFGLIPLLAGTFYIAFVAMIFAVPVGLFAAIYMAEYASSKLRSIVKPLLEVLAGIPTIVYGFFALMVVGPFLRDLSIALSGGTGFIMAQSVLTAGLVMGIMLIPFVSSLSDDIITAVPHSLREGSYGLGVTQSETIKKVVIPAALPGIVGAILLTASRAIGETMIVVLAAGVAANLTLNPFEAMTTMTVKIVNQLTGDLEFNSPQTLVAFALGMTLFVFTLLMNIFALYIVRKYREHYE from the coding sequence ATGCCCGTGTCTCTGGTTATTTCACTGCTATTAATTTTGGGTTGTATAGGCTTTTGCATTTCTTATATGCGAGCTTCTCATCTTGAGTCGACAGGACTCAAAATGCATTCTCGTGCACATTATTATGGTTGGTGGACATTTGTAATGATTGTTATTCCAGCCCTTGTTTTTTTAATGTCTTGGCATAGTGGGAGTTTAGTTTACTTAGAATATAGTGCTTTGCAGGAAGTTGAGGCTGTAGAAGAATCTATAATAGAAACTGTTAATCGTGATATTGTTTGGGCGACTATTTGTAGTTTAGTCAAAATTATGCACAATTTTGAGGAGATTCTGTCTATTGCTTCTTATGGAGATGTGCGGACACAATTGTTAGCAAAGGGATTTGTTTTGCCCGTAGAGGCACCGGAATATGTGTTGCGGATAGCAAAGTCGTGGTACTTTTTTTCTGAAAAATTGCAATTTATAGGGCGTATTTTACTTTTTATTATTGCGTTTGGTGGCTTTGTCTTTGGAGTGATGCATGTTGCTCCACATCAACGTGTGCGCAATAAAGTGGAGCGTTTAATTATTATTGGGTTGTTTTGTGCATCTACGATGACGGTTTTAATAACAATCGGTATTGTAGCTTCCATGTTTTTTCAGACGGTTAGTTTTTTTCAATTTGTGCCGTTTTCAAATTTCTTTTTTGGGACGGTTTGGGATCCCCGTTTTTCAGCTAGTGGTTCTGGGGATGAGATCGGACAATTTGGTTTAATACCGTTACTTGCCGGTACATTTTATATTGCGTTTGTGGCAATGATTTTTGCTGTTCCTGTTGGGTTATTTGCTGCTATTTATATGGCTGAATATGCTTCTAGTAAATTACGGTCAATTGTAAAACCACTATTGGAAGTACTTGCTGGTATCCCAACAATTGTTTATGGTTTTTTTGCTTTGATGGTTGTTGGACCTTTTTTGCGTGATCTCTCTATTGCTCTTTCTGGTGGAACTGGTTTTATCATGGCCCAAAGTGTTCTGACTGCTGGTTTAGTGATGGGAATTATGCTCATCCCATTTGTTTCATCTTTATCGGATGATATTATTACTGCTGTTCCACATTCTTTGCGTGAAGGTTCATATGGCTTAGGAGTAACGCAATCTGAAACGATTAAAAAAGTTGTTATACCAGCAGCACTTCCTGGGATTGTGGGAGCAATTTTGTTGACAGCATCACGTGCAATCGGGGAAACAATGATTGTCGTTTTAGCAGCAGGTGTTGCAGCGAATTTGACTCTTAATCCATTTGAAGCAATGACAACGATGACAGTTAAAATTGTTAATCAATTGACCGGTGATCTTGAGTTTAATTCACCACAAACTCTTGTAGCTTTTGCTCTAGGGATGACGCTTTTTGTTTTTACTCTTTTGATGAATATTTTTGCTCTTTACATAGTGCGTAAATATCGAGAGCACTACGAATGA
- a CDS encoding aminopeptidase: MCFDIHMKAIFPEMLDHLAEVAVKVGLNLQKGQDLVLTAPVEALPLVRRIAYHAYKAGAGVITPILGDEALVLMRFENAHAESFDCAPSWLYEGIAKAFENGAARLAIVGDNPSLLSNQDLDKVTRLNKASSMAYKPALNKISNFAINWSIIAYPTVGWAKTMFPDLPVDEAVKKLADAIFSASRIIENDAVHAWNAHNTSLKKRSSWLNEQRFSALHFTGPGTDLIVGLADEHEWQGGASIAQNGVVCNPNIPTEEVFTTPHAYKVEGFVRSTKPLSYQGALIDNIEVRFEAGRIVDARASLGQQVLQQVLQSDEGASRLGEVALVPHSSPISKSGLLFYNTLFDENAACHIALGQCYSKCFLGGSSLTAEEIAMRGGNKSIIHIDWMIGSGEIDIDGITQAGTRVPVFRRGEWA, translated from the coding sequence ATGTGCTTTGACATTCATATGAAGGCGATTTTTCCTGAAATGCTTGATCATCTTGCAGAAGTTGCAGTAAAAGTAGGGCTTAATCTACAAAAAGGACAAGATCTTGTTCTGACGGCTCCAGTTGAAGCTTTACCTTTGGTACGACGTATTGCTTATCATGCTTATAAAGCTGGTGCTGGTGTTATTACACCAATTTTGGGCGATGAAGCTCTGGTATTAATGCGCTTCGAAAATGCACATGCTGAAAGTTTTGATTGTGCACCTTCTTGGCTTTACGAGGGAATAGCGAAAGCTTTTGAAAATGGTGCAGCGCGTTTAGCGATTGTTGGTGATAACCCCTCACTTCTTTCTAATCAAGACTTAGATAAAGTAACACGGTTGAATAAGGCCTCTTCAATGGCTTATAAACCCGCTCTTAACAAAATATCCAATTTTGCTATTAATTGGTCAATTATTGCTTATCCCACAGTAGGATGGGCTAAGACGATGTTTCCTGATTTGCCAGTTGATGAAGCCGTTAAAAAATTAGCTGATGCGATTTTTTCTGCTTCACGCATTATAGAAAATGATGCAGTGCATGCATGGAATGCACATAATACAAGTTTAAAAAAGCGTTCATCATGGCTCAATGAGCAGCGTTTTTCTGCTTTGCATTTTACAGGGCCCGGCACTGATTTAATCGTTGGTCTGGCTGATGAGCATGAATGGCAGGGGGGAGCTTCTATAGCTCAAAACGGTGTTGTTTGTAATCCTAATATTCCAACTGAAGAAGTGTTTACTACCCCTCATGCTTATAAGGTTGAAGGTTTTGTTCGTTCAACGAAACCACTATCTTATCAAGGAGCACTGATTGATAATATTGAGGTGCGTTTTGAAGCGGGGCGTATTGTTGATGCGCGTGCTTCGTTAGGTCAGCAAGTCTTACAACAGGTTTTACAAAGTGATGAAGGTGCAAGTCGATTAGGTGAGGTTGCTCTTGTTCCGCATTCTTCACCCATTTCTAAGAGTGGATTACTTTTTTATAATACATTATTTGATGAAAATGCTGCATGCCATATTGCGTTAGGGCAGTGTTATTCCAAATGTTTCTTAGGTGGGTCATCGTTGACAGCAGAAGAGATCGCAATGCGTGGTGGTAATAAGAGTATCATTCATATTGATTGGATGATTGGATCAGGTGAGATCGATATAGATGGTATTACGCAGGCTGGTACGAGAGTTCCTGTATTTCGTCGGGGAGAGTGGGCTTAA
- the pstA gene encoding phosphate ABC transporter permease PstA, producing MKEHSLSHRRNIGLKRRYWAERRFRAYGLIAIFIGLSFLAILLWSVISRGYTAFFQSEMALSVYLDEKIIDPNGQRMINPKILMTANYPLLISNALATKLGVDHNDQVLMRNVSRMFSHGIRVQLRDMVIKNPNLIGTTQKIKVLAAADIDSACKGQINLHVTGKNRKIFDQRIEWMKHLTDDGTLYQAFNYGFFISGASSRPETSGLGVAIMGSLFMMIIVLMGSLPIGMATAIYLEEYGHKNKLTDLIEININNLAAVPSIIFGLLGLSVFINVCGMPRSASFVGGLVLTLMTLPTIIIATRSALRAVPFSIRAAALGLGASKTQMVFHHVVPLAAPGILTGTIIGLAQALGETAPLLLVGMVAFVANIPTTPMDPATALPVQIFMWAGEAERAFVEKTSGAIIVLMIFLAVMNIAAVLLRRRFERRW from the coding sequence ATGAAAGAGCATTCTCTCTCTCATCGTAGAAATATTGGCCTAAAACGTCGCTATTGGGCTGAGCGTCGTTTTCGTGCTTATGGTTTAATCGCCATTTTTATTGGTTTGTCCTTTTTGGCTATTCTTTTATGGTCTGTGATCAGTCGAGGTTATACAGCTTTTTTTCAAAGCGAAATGGCATTATCGGTTTATTTGGACGAGAAAATAATTGATCCAAATGGACAACGTATGATCAATCCAAAAATATTAATGACTGCCAATTATCCGCTTCTTATAAGCAATGCTTTAGCTACAAAACTTGGAGTAGATCACAATGATCAGGTATTGATGCGCAATGTTAGCCGCATGTTTTCTCATGGCATACGTGTTCAGTTGCGTGATATGGTGATAAAGAATCCAAATCTGATTGGAACAACACAAAAAATTAAAGTTTTAGCGGCAGCAGACATTGACTCAGCTTGTAAAGGGCAGATTAATCTTCATGTTACAGGAAAAAATCGCAAGATTTTTGATCAAAGAATAGAGTGGATGAAGCATTTAACGGATGATGGTACGCTTTATCAGGCATTTAATTATGGTTTTTTTATATCGGGTGCATCAAGTCGCCCTGAGACTTCAGGATTAGGTGTCGCCATCATGGGCTCTCTTTTTATGATGATTATTGTTTTAATGGGTTCATTGCCTATTGGGATGGCAACAGCTATTTATCTTGAAGAATATGGGCACAAAAATAAATTGACAGATTTGATAGAGATTAATATCAATAATCTTGCTGCGGTTCCTTCGATTATTTTTGGTCTTTTAGGGCTTTCTGTTTTTATTAATGTGTGTGGGATGCCGCGTTCAGCGTCTTTTGTTGGTGGGCTTGTTTTAACTCTTATGACATTGCCAACAATTATTATTGCTACCCGTTCTGCTTTGCGGGCTGTTCCGTTTTCTATTCGTGCAGCAGCTTTAGGGTTGGGAGCATCGAAAACGCAAATGGTTTTCCATCATGTTGTTCCTTTAGCTGCACCTGGTATTTTGACTGGTACAATTATTGGTTTAGCCCAGGCATTGGGAGAAACAGCACCTTTACTTTTGGTTGGGATGGTTGCTTTTGTTGCGAATATTCCTACAACGCCGATGGATCCAGCAACTGCTTTGCCTGTTCAAATTTTTATGTGGGCTGGTGAGGCAGAACGAGCTTTTGTCGAAAAGACATCGGGTGCTATTATTGTATTAATGATTTTTCTTGCTGTTATGAATATTGCAGCTGTTCTTTTGCGGCGACGATTTGAGCGGCGTTGGTAA
- a CDS encoding PstS family phosphate ABC transporter substrate-binding protein: MSKLSSVGVGLIFMVTSLVDVSNARDRIQIAGSSTVLPYVKIVAETFGEVYPNFRIPVVESGGSGAGIKEFCRGIGKSTIDIVNTSRAMKPSELRSCFDAGVKDIEEVRIGYDGIVFATDISGPDWELRPIDIYKALAAQVMVNGKLQPNKVRKWSAVNSALPDWVIAVYIPGEKHGTREVFEEKLLIEGCKDSGAVKAMKALGMNDKEINAACIAVRKDGKAIDIDGDYSETFARLTSHKTGIGVFSWSFYENNADKIKVVRINDVEPITETIFSGQYPVSRPLFFYVKKEHLGIVPGLWEYVDFFLSEEMIGPDGPLAEYGLVIAPEKERQEQRDSFSASTVMTLK; this comes from the coding sequence ATGAGTAAATTATCATCGGTTGGAGTAGGACTGATTTTCATGGTTACATCGTTGGTTGATGTTAGCAATGCTCGTGATCGAATTCAGATTGCAGGTTCATCTACAGTTTTACCTTATGTAAAAATTGTTGCTGAGACATTTGGAGAAGTTTATCCTAATTTTAGGATTCCAGTCGTCGAATCGGGCGGTTCAGGTGCTGGTATTAAAGAATTTTGTCGTGGTATTGGAAAGAGTACAATTGATATTGTAAATACCTCACGCGCAATGAAACCAAGTGAGTTACGATCTTGTTTTGATGCTGGTGTAAAAGATATTGAGGAAGTTCGCATCGGGTATGATGGGATTGTTTTTGCAACAGATATTAGTGGTCCTGATTGGGAATTACGACCAATAGATATTTATAAAGCTCTTGCTGCTCAGGTTATGGTGAATGGAAAATTGCAGCCAAATAAGGTAAGAAAGTGGAGTGCGGTTAATAGTGCTCTTCCTGATTGGGTGATTGCGGTTTATATCCCTGGTGAAAAACATGGAACACGTGAAGTTTTTGAAGAAAAATTGCTCATTGAAGGCTGTAAGGACAGTGGAGCCGTTAAGGCGATGAAAGCTTTAGGGATGAATGATAAAGAGATTAATGCTGCATGCATTGCTGTGCGTAAGGATGGGAAGGCTATTGATATTGATGGAGATTATTCTGAGACATTTGCTCGTCTAACTTCTCACAAAACAGGTATTGGTGTTTTTAGTTGGTCTTTTTATGAAAATAATGCTGACAAAATTAAGGTTGTACGTATTAATGATGTTGAACCAATCACTGAAACAATTTTCAGTGGTCAATATCCAGTTTCGCGTCCGCTTTTCTTTTACGTTAAAAAAGAGCATTTAGGCATTGTACCAGGTTTATGGGAATATGTTGACTTTTTCCTTTCTGAGGAAATGATTGGTCCAGATGGTCCATTAGCTGAATATGGTTTGGTTATTGCTCCTGAAAAAGAACGGCAAGAACAACGAGATTCTTTTTCTGCGAGTACAGTGATGACTTTGAAGTGA
- a CDS encoding cell wall hydrolase gives MKKNRWIMIVALSLLSFITAGCSANYLGIKKVDDNKKAKETVYPLTERQCLMRAMYFESNRSSREGMIAVGTVVMNRVNSTAYPKTICGVVGQRKQFAPGVLTRPMTERASVARVKEAADAVLRGERDKKSKNAMFFHTAGLSFPYKNMHYVRVAGGNAFYEKRARNGSLQVPINDRPYDVSFAFAQERSGNVPSFVDLDLDKRETKENEIQKAFASMEVKRKNKIDISSSFAVAQLSTIPIPMPSPNRTDRMQGSKLVQVYAIPSQSKLNAVVAMLEERYRIR, from the coding sequence ATGAAAAAAAATCGTTGGATTATGATTGTTGCACTTTCTTTATTATCGTTTATTACGGCGGGCTGCTCTGCAAATTATTTGGGTATAAAAAAGGTAGATGATAATAAAAAAGCTAAGGAAACTGTATATCCACTGACAGAGCGCCAATGTTTGATGCGTGCAATGTATTTTGAATCCAATCGTTCAAGTCGTGAAGGTATGATTGCTGTTGGCACGGTTGTTATGAATCGTGTTAATTCAACGGCTTATCCAAAGACAATTTGTGGTGTTGTTGGTCAGCGCAAACAATTTGCTCCTGGTGTGTTAACGCGTCCTATGACTGAGCGGGCGTCTGTTGCTCGTGTTAAAGAAGCAGCAGATGCTGTTTTACGTGGTGAAAGAGATAAAAAAAGTAAAAACGCCATGTTTTTTCATACCGCTGGATTGTCTTTTCCATATAAGAATATGCACTATGTTCGTGTAGCAGGGGGAAATGCTTTTTATGAAAAGCGGGCGCGTAATGGGTCGCTTCAGGTTCCTATTAATGACCGCCCTTACGATGTTTCTTTTGCTTTTGCTCAAGAACGTTCCGGTAATGTACCGAGCTTTGTCGATTTAGATCTGGACAAGAGAGAAACAAAAGAAAATGAGATTCAAAAAGCGTTTGCTTCAATGGAGGTAAAGCGGAAAAATAAAATAGATATATCTTCTTCTTTTGCTGTTGCGCAACTTAGTACAATTCCCATTCCTATGCCTTCACCTAATCGTACTGATAGGATGCAGGGTAGTAAATTAGTTCAGGTGTATGCTATTCCTTCACAAAGTAAGTTAAATGCAGTTGTTGCAATGTTAGAAGAGCGTTACAGAATTCGATAA
- a CDS encoding molybdopterin-synthase adenylyltransferase MoeB, translating to MIQEIDEKFSEEEIERYARHIILPEIGGAGQQKLKAARVLVIGAGGLGSSVLTYLAAVGVGTLGIVDDDIVSLSNLHRQIIHTTNTLHQYKTVSAESTIKAINPHITVEKHNLRLDESNVDTLLSAYHIIIDGSDNFATRYLLADRAALLSKPLISGAINRFDGSLTVLMPYKDNNPHYRDLFPNPPDANIIPTCAEAGIIGTLPGVIGNLQAMEAIKLITNIGDPLVGKILLYNGLSAKFNTIFYKRPTSQENAAAIKFCV from the coding sequence ATGATACAAGAAATTGACGAAAAATTTAGCGAAGAAGAAATTGAGCGCTACGCGCGCCATATTATTTTGCCTGAAATTGGCGGAGCGGGACAACAAAAACTCAAAGCTGCCCGTGTTCTTGTTATCGGCGCAGGCGGTCTTGGCTCTTCTGTTCTAACCTATCTTGCTGCAGTAGGTGTTGGAACACTTGGAATTGTTGATGATGACATCGTTTCACTTTCTAACTTACATCGTCAAATTATCCACACGACGAATACACTTCACCAATATAAAACTGTCAGTGCTGAAAGCACTATAAAGGCAATAAACCCTCATATTACAGTTGAAAAACATAATTTACGCTTAGATGAGAGTAATGTAGATACATTGCTTAGTGCTTATCACATAATTATCGATGGCAGTGATAATTTTGCAACACGCTATTTGCTTGCTGACCGTGCTGCTCTTTTGTCTAAACCTCTAATAAGTGGTGCTATAAACCGATTTGATGGCTCATTAACAGTACTCATGCCCTATAAAGACAATAATCCTCATTATCGTGATTTATTCCCTAACCCACCAGATGCCAACATAATACCCACATGTGCTGAAGCTGGAATCATCGGGACTTTACCAGGCGTTATAGGCAACCTACAAGCAATGGAAGCCATTAAACTTATTACAAATATTGGAGATCCCTTGGTAGGAAAAATCCTTCTCTATAATGGACTATCAGCAAAATTTAATACAATTTTCTACAAACGGCCAACTTCTCAAGAAAATGCAGCAGCCATTAAATTTTGCGTATAG
- the phoU gene encoding phosphate signaling complex protein PhoU — protein MSMSHTVRSYDVELKYLAEKIVEMGDYAERMIECSLASIVSDDLHLAAKVISDDLFLDEAERDINEKAMTIICRRQPMAVDLREIVGAIRISSDLERIGDMAKNIAKRAVAISEIRQPAAFYRGLEAITALALNQLKEVLDAYTHRLLDRTDAVRDRDNKIDALYTSLFRELLTYMMEDMRNITVCTHLLFCAKSVERIGDHVTNIAETLHYIITGHYMSFDRPRDDLTYEVGVKDKKID, from the coding sequence ATGTCTATGAGTCATACCGTCCGTTCTTATGATGTAGAGTTAAAATATTTAGCAGAAAAAATTGTAGAGATGGGTGATTATGCGGAGAGAATGATTGAATGTTCTTTGGCATCGATTGTTTCTGATGATCTTCATCTTGCTGCTAAGGTAATTTCTGATGATTTATTTTTAGATGAAGCAGAACGTGATATTAATGAAAAAGCAATGACGATTATTTGTAGACGTCAACCGATGGCTGTTGATTTGCGTGAAATTGTTGGTGCTATTCGTATTTCTTCTGATCTTGAACGGATTGGGGATATGGCAAAAAACATCGCTAAGCGAGCGGTTGCTATTTCAGAAATACGTCAACCAGCTGCTTTTTACCGTGGGCTTGAAGCGATTACAGCTTTGGCACTCAATCAGCTAAAAGAAGTGTTAGACGCTTATACACATCGATTATTGGATCGCACTGATGCGGTACGTGACCGTGATAATAAAATTGACGCTTTGTATACGTCTCTTTTTCGGGAGCTTTTGACTTATATGATGGAGGATATGCGTAATATTACAGTTTGTACGCATTTGCTTTTTTGTGCAAAAAGTGTTGAACGAATTGGAGACCATGTTACCAATATCGCTGAAACACTGCATTATATTATAACAGGTCATTATATGTCCTTTGATCGCCCTCGTGATGACCTTACGTATGAAGTTGGAGTGAAAGATAAGAAAATAGATTAA
- the pstB gene encoding phosphate ABC transporter ATP-binding protein PstB, with protein MKIKMRGQNVKVFYGGKEALHGITLDILKHKVTALIGPSGCGKSTFLRCFNRMNDIIEGAKVTGLVTLDDENIYDSQIDVVELRTRVGMVFQKPNPFPKSIFENVAYGPRIHGLVKSRAELHDVVEKSLRQAGLFEEVKDRLHGAGTSLSGGQQQRLCIARAIAVNPEVILMDEPCSALDPIATARIEELIDALRENYTIVIVTHSMQQAARVSQYTAMFHLGHLVEVGETEMMFTSPKEERTQDYITGRFG; from the coding sequence ATGAAGATCAAAATGCGCGGTCAAAATGTGAAAGTTTTTTATGGAGGGAAAGAAGCGCTTCATGGCATTACTCTTGATATCTTAAAACATAAAGTTACTGCGTTAATTGGCCCTTCAGGCTGCGGGAAATCAACTTTTTTACGTTGTTTTAACCGTATGAATGATATCATTGAAGGCGCTAAAGTAACGGGTCTTGTTACTTTAGATGATGAGAACATCTATGATTCTCAGATTGATGTTGTAGAATTGCGCACACGTGTTGGGATGGTTTTTCAAAAACCCAATCCTTTTCCAAAATCTATTTTTGAAAATGTTGCTTATGGGCCAAGAATTCATGGTTTAGTGAAATCCCGTGCTGAGTTGCATGATGTGGTTGAAAAAAGTTTGAGACAGGCTGGGTTATTTGAAGAGGTAAAAGATCGCCTTCATGGGGCAGGGACGAGTTTGTCAGGAGGGCAGCAACAACGTTTATGTATTGCGCGCGCTATTGCGGTGAATCCTGAAGTGATTTTGATGGATGAACCATGTTCAGCTCTTGATCCAATTGCAACAGCACGTATTGAAGAACTTATTGATGCGTTACGGGAAAATTATACGATTGTTATCGTAACACATTCAATGCAACAAGCTGCGCGTGTTTCTCAATATACAGCTATGTTTCATTTGGGGCATCTAGTAGAAGTTGGTGAAACTGAAATGATGTTTACTTCACCGAAAGAGGAACGTACGCAAGATTATATTACAGGGCGTTTCGGGTAA
- the gshB gene encoding glutathione synthase: MKIAFQMDHISTIQIQGDTTFALALAAQERGHHLFHYTPDRLSMHNGCIIAWLEPLTVHDKEGDHYQLGKPVRTELMDMDVVLLRQDPPFDMHYITTTHLLERIHPKILVVNDPVWVRNSPEKIFVTEFSDLMPETLITKDIEEVKAFRTTVGDIIIKPLYGNGGAGVFHLKQDDRNLTSLLEMFEKSYREPFIVQRYLDGVRKGDKRIILLDGMPVGAINRVPAETDVRSNMHVGGRAENTDLTERDHEICARIGSVLRERGFFLVGIDVIGDYITEINVTSPTGIREIKRFGGADIASLFWDIIESKRSR, translated from the coding sequence ATGAAAATTGCGTTTCAGATGGATCATATTTCAACGATTCAAATTCAAGGAGATACGACATTTGCACTTGCTTTGGCAGCGCAAGAACGCGGACATCATCTTTTTCATTACACACCGGATCGCTTATCTATGCATAATGGCTGTATCATTGCATGGTTAGAGCCATTAACTGTGCATGATAAAGAAGGAGATCATTATCAATTAGGGAAGCCTGTACGCACAGAATTAATGGATATGGATGTGGTTCTTTTACGCCAAGATCCGCCTTTTGATATGCATTATATCACGACAACTCATCTTCTAGAACGCATTCATCCTAAAATTCTGGTTGTGAATGATCCGGTATGGGTACGTAATAGCCCAGAGAAGATTTTTGTTACGGAATTTTCTGATTTAATGCCAGAAACATTAATTACAAAAGATATTGAAGAAGTGAAGGCATTTAGAACAACAGTTGGTGATATTATTATTAAACCGCTCTATGGTAATGGGGGAGCGGGTGTTTTTCATCTGAAACAGGATGATCGCAATTTGACATCGCTCTTAGAAATGTTTGAAAAAAGTTATCGTGAACCTTTTATTGTTCAGCGCTATTTGGATGGGGTTCGAAAAGGGGATAAACGTATTATTTTGCTTGATGGTATGCCTGTCGGGGCGATTAATCGTGTTCCAGCAGAAACGGACGTCCGTTCTAATATGCATGTTGGAGGTCGAGCAGAAAATACTGATTTGACTGAACGCGATCATGAAATTTGTGCACGTATTGGTTCAGTCTTGCGGGAACGTGGTTTTTTTCTTGTAGGAATTGATGTGATTGGGGATTATATAACGGAAATTAATGTTACTTCTCCTACAGGAATTCGTGAAATTAAACGCTTTGGTGGTGCAGATATAGCCTCTCTTTTTTGGGATATTATTGAATCCAAACGTTCGCGTTAA